A genomic stretch from Aminobacter aminovorans includes:
- a CDS encoding SOS response-associated peptidase, which produces MCNLYNFSSSQDELRALTKVLDDIAGNLEPSIDVYPGRNGPVVRNFEGRRQLAMLNWGMPTASNVQFQAAKARAAKLEAKGQTVDFKALLEKEPDKGVTNIRRTDSKHWAPHLGVESRCVVPFTSFAEPSPTEGDKDPLTGRHRNFWFGLNENKPLAVFAGLWTPWRGARTIRDGVLDWEVYAFLTTSPNGVVAPIHEKAMPVILTTPEEIETWMTAPWSEASRLQRPLPDDLLTVVDLPATQIAATQASLL; this is translated from the coding sequence ATGTGCAACCTCTACAATTTCTCATCGTCGCAAGATGAACTGCGCGCGCTGACGAAGGTGCTCGACGACATCGCCGGCAACCTTGAACCGTCGATCGACGTCTACCCCGGCCGCAACGGCCCGGTGGTGCGCAACTTCGAAGGGCGCCGGCAGTTGGCCATGCTCAACTGGGGCATGCCTACGGCTTCCAACGTGCAATTCCAGGCGGCCAAGGCGCGCGCTGCAAAACTCGAGGCGAAAGGTCAGACGGTCGATTTCAAGGCGTTGCTGGAAAAGGAACCCGACAAGGGCGTTACCAACATCCGACGGACCGACAGCAAGCACTGGGCTCCCCATCTCGGCGTCGAGAGCAGATGCGTGGTGCCGTTCACAAGCTTCGCCGAGCCCAGCCCGACCGAAGGTGACAAAGACCCCCTCACCGGCCGGCATCGCAATTTCTGGTTTGGGCTCAACGAGAACAAGCCGCTTGCTGTTTTTGCCGGGCTATGGACGCCATGGCGCGGCGCGCGCACTATTCGGGACGGCGTGCTCGATTGGGAGGTCTACGCCTTCCTGACGACCAGCCCGAACGGTGTTGTTGCCCCGATCCACGAAAAGGCAATGCCCGTCATCCTGACGACACCGGAAGAGATTGAAACGTGGATGACCGCGCCGTGGTCAGAGGCGAGCAGGCTGCAGCGTCCACTGCCTGACGACCTGCTAACTGTCGTGGATCTTCCGGCAACGCAGATCGCCGCAACTCAGGCGTCACTGCTGTAG
- a CDS encoding outer membrane protein → MKNFLVATSFLVAFAGSARAADVVVEEAAPILPAGFVWTGGYVGIQAGWQWGRDHTEEFIGGVATGFDEDLDSDGFIGGVHAGYNWQSGQVVYGIEGDFEFAAVDGGYRLDNDNGTDFDMNWQASIRGRLGFVPMERLLVYGTVGAAFANLEYTYVSAGTTFESFDETKVGWTAGAGIEYAVTDNITTRLEYRYTDFGSVSNLSSVAFPGFTYDHDPQFHAVRVGLSYKF, encoded by the coding sequence ATGAAAAACTTCCTTGTTGCGACTAGCTTTCTTGTGGCTTTCGCCGGATCTGCTCGCGCAGCAGATGTCGTGGTTGAAGAGGCAGCTCCTATCCTACCGGCGGGCTTTGTCTGGACGGGCGGCTATGTCGGCATTCAGGCCGGTTGGCAGTGGGGAAGAGACCACACGGAAGAATTCATCGGCGGCGTCGCCACCGGTTTTGATGAGGACCTCGACAGCGATGGCTTCATTGGGGGTGTCCATGCCGGTTACAACTGGCAGTCAGGACAGGTGGTCTACGGTATCGAGGGCGATTTCGAGTTCGCCGCTGTCGATGGCGGCTATCGCCTGGACAATGACAATGGCACTGATTTTGACATGAACTGGCAGGCGTCCATTCGTGGCCGACTTGGTTTCGTTCCGATGGAACGCCTGCTGGTGTATGGCACTGTGGGTGCCGCCTTTGCCAACCTCGAATATACCTACGTCAGCGCTGGCACGACGTTTGAATCATTTGACGAGACGAAAGTCGGTTGGACTGCCGGCGCGGGCATTGAATATGCTGTAACAGACAACATCACCACTCGCTTGGAATATCGGTATACTGACTTCGGGAGCGTTTCCAATTTGTCGTCGGTCGCTTTCCCAGGCTTTACCTATGATCATGACCCGCAGTTCCATGCTGTGCGTGTCGGGTTGTCATACAAGTTTTGA
- a CDS encoding sensor histidine kinase — protein sequence MERLLFFLPEKPQPLWVRYATTTALMAFCIAVHIELQSQTGFVGFFFLLLGIFAAGLLFDRGSALYATALGTAFAYLVISQMAPFPDYVAPCVLFAATGAVIGLIAESLRTEMEKVVRAEKAKGLLLMELAHRTKNNLAMISAIMRLQSKDTSVNASEALSDMAERIQVMAQVYDHLTIRSDRKVVDARHYLADICQGLSASISGTSPVAIKADADELYIHSEQAVPIAIIVNELVTNSLKYAFPDGRAGLIEVALRVNDDVVLSVTDNGVGLHEERPGGVGSRVLSLLTQQLGGTIKRENLEVGCRVTLLMPKPSV from the coding sequence ATGGAACGACTTCTTTTTTTCCTTCCCGAGAAGCCGCAACCGCTTTGGGTACGTTACGCCACAACTACTGCCTTGATGGCGTTCTGCATTGCGGTGCATATCGAACTTCAAAGTCAAACAGGCTTTGTTGGTTTCTTCTTCCTTCTGCTTGGCATTTTTGCTGCGGGTCTCTTGTTCGATCGCGGGTCGGCTCTGTACGCGACCGCGCTTGGTACCGCGTTTGCCTATCTCGTCATCAGTCAAATGGCTCCCTTTCCCGATTATGTGGCCCCCTGTGTGTTGTTCGCCGCGACCGGCGCTGTCATCGGGCTCATTGCGGAGAGTTTGCGGACAGAGATGGAAAAGGTGGTGCGGGCCGAAAAGGCCAAGGGCCTTCTTCTTATGGAGCTCGCTCATCGGACCAAGAACAACCTGGCGATGATATCCGCGATAATGCGCCTTCAGTCGAAGGACACCAGCGTGAACGCGTCAGAAGCGCTCAGTGATATGGCAGAGCGCATTCAGGTGATGGCGCAAGTGTACGACCATCTCACGATACGCTCAGATAGAAAGGTCGTGGACGCGAGGCACTACCTTGCGGACATCTGCCAGGGGCTCAGCGCGTCGATCAGTGGAACAAGCCCGGTTGCTATCAAAGCCGACGCTGACGAACTTTATATTCATAGCGAACAGGCTGTGCCCATTGCGATCATCGTCAACGAACTCGTGACCAACAGCCTCAAATATGCTTTTCCAGACGGACGCGCCGGTCTTATCGAAGTTGCGCTACGCGTCAACGATGACGTAGTCCTGTCCGTAACCGACAATGGCGTGGGCCTACACGAGGAGCGGCCTGGAGGGGTTGGCTCCCGCGTCTTGTCGCTGTTGACGCAGCAACTGGGCGGGACAATAAAGCGCGAAAATCTAGAGGTTGGCTGCCGCGTGACGCTGCTGATGCCAAAGCCGTCTGTCTAG
- a CDS encoding outer membrane protein, with product MLTNVFLLGLSGIASAADAVVLEPTPEILPAGFVWTGGYVGLQAGYGWGDGDVSANVGGPSAPADIDGWLGGVYAGYNHQLANNIVVGIDADIAWSGIDGFGQGLTLGVPVPGAGVDYELNWTGAARAKLGYAVDRFLPYIAGGVAVAGADATVFVGGSPAVEYSDTLVGWTVGVGVEYAFTDSLVGRAEYRYTDYGDLDFSELGGSGSFSFKTNDVRVGLAYKF from the coding sequence TTGCTGACGAACGTTTTCTTGCTTGGCCTATCAGGCATTGCTTCCGCAGCCGATGCGGTCGTGCTCGAGCCAACCCCCGAAATTTTGCCGGCGGGTTTTGTGTGGACAGGCGGATACGTCGGTCTTCAGGCAGGATATGGTTGGGGCGATGGCGACGTGTCGGCGAATGTCGGCGGGCCATCTGCACCTGCAGACATTGATGGCTGGTTGGGCGGCGTTTATGCCGGCTACAATCATCAACTGGCCAACAACATTGTGGTCGGCATAGATGCCGATATTGCGTGGTCAGGCATCGATGGCTTCGGCCAAGGATTGACCCTCGGCGTTCCAGTGCCTGGCGCGGGCGTAGACTACGAGTTGAATTGGACGGGCGCTGCACGAGCCAAGCTCGGATATGCTGTTGATCGGTTCTTGCCGTACATTGCAGGTGGCGTGGCGGTTGCTGGAGCTGACGCAACCGTCTTCGTCGGCGGGTCGCCGGCTGTGGAATACAGTGACACCCTTGTAGGATGGACGGTGGGTGTAGGTGTGGAATATGCCTTCACCGATAGCCTAGTTGGTCGGGCTGAGTACAGGTACACGGATTATGGTGACCTGGACTTCAGCGAGCTGGGCGGGAGTGGAAGCTTCAGCTTTAAGACGAACGATGTTCGTGTCGGGTTGGCATACAAGTTTTAA
- a CDS encoding ETC complex I subunit — MSARIFSPAKTAMQSGKAKTGHWVLEFDAEKPKKIDPLMGYTSSGDMKSQIRLTFETREEAVAYAEKEGLAFRVQEPKEAKRRQISYSDNFRYDRRTPWTH, encoded by the coding sequence ATGTCCGCGCGAATTTTCAGCCCTGCCAAGACCGCCATGCAGTCGGGCAAAGCCAAGACCGGGCACTGGGTGCTCGAATTCGACGCCGAGAAGCCGAAGAAGATCGACCCGCTGATGGGCTACACCAGCTCCGGCGACATGAAGAGCCAGATCAGGCTGACCTTCGAGACCCGCGAAGAGGCTGTCGCCTACGCCGAAAAAGAAGGCCTCGCCTTCCGCGTGCAGGAGCCGAAGGAAGCCAAGCGCCGGCAGATTTCCTACTCCGACAATTTCCGTTATGACCGCAGGACGCCCTGGACGCACTGA